A genomic region of Elaeis guineensis isolate ETL-2024a chromosome 9, EG11, whole genome shotgun sequence contains the following coding sequences:
- the LOC105051361 gene encoding uncharacterized protein, with amino-acid sequence MASFTSSRWLRPEVYPLFAAVGTAVGICCMQLVRNITTNPEVRVTKENRAAGVLENFSEGERYAEHGLRKFLRSKNPEIMPSLNKFFSDPN; translated from the exons ATGGCTTCTTTTACTTCGAGCAGATGGTTGAGACCTGAG GTGTATCCCCTCTTCGCAGCAGTTGGTACAGCTGTTGGTATCTGTTGCATGCAGCTGGTACGGAATATCACCACCAACCCTGAAGTGAG GGTCACCAAAGAAAATAGGGCTGCTGGAGTGCTTGAGAACTTCTCAGAAGGAGAGAGATATGCAGAACATGGCCTCCGAAAATTTCTCCGCAGCAAGAACCCTGAGATCATGCCATCTCTTAACAAGTTCTTTTCAGATCcaaattga